The proteins below come from a single Eptesicus fuscus isolate TK198812 chromosome 5, DD_ASM_mEF_20220401, whole genome shotgun sequence genomic window:
- the ISCA2 gene encoding iron-sulfur cluster assembly 2 homolog, mitochondrial isoform X1: protein MAAARGLSLTAAALRAATPWRRSRLFAASARPPALREASSSGPEAGEGQIHLTNSCVQRLLEITQGAEFLRLEVEGGGCSGFQYRFSLDTVINPDDRVFEQGGARVVVDSDSLAFVKGAHVDFCQELIRSSFQVLNNPQAEKGCSCGSSFSVKL, encoded by the exons ATGGCGGCCGCCAGGGGCTTGTCCCTAACGGCGGCGGCCCTGAGAGCGGCCACCCCCTGGCGGAGGAGCAG GCTCTTCGCGGCGTCCGCCCGACCTCCGGCGCTTCGGGAAGCGTCGTCCTCCGGCCCCGAGGCGGGCGAAGGGCAGATTCACCTCACCAACAGCTGCGTCCAG AGGCTCCTGGAAATCACCCAAGGGGCAGAATTCCTCaggctggaggtggagggaggtggatgctCCGGATTCCAGTACCGATTTTCCCTGGATACAGTGATCAACCCCGACGACAg ggtATTtgaacagggtggggcaagagtggTGGTTGACTCTGATAGCTTGGCCTTCGTGAAAGGGGCCCACGTGGACTTCTGCCAAGAGCTGATCCGAAGCTCATTTCAAGTGCTGAACAATCCCCAAGCGGAGAAAGGCTGCTCCTGTGGCTCTTCCTTCTCTGTCAAGCTTTGA
- the ISCA2 gene encoding iron-sulfur cluster assembly 2 homolog, mitochondrial isoform X2: MAAARGLSLTAAALRAATPWRRSRLFAASARPPALREASSSGPEAGEGQIHLTNSCVQGI; encoded by the exons ATGGCGGCCGCCAGGGGCTTGTCCCTAACGGCGGCGGCCCTGAGAGCGGCCACCCCCTGGCGGAGGAGCAG GCTCTTCGCGGCGTCCGCCCGACCTCCGGCGCTTCGGGAAGCGTCGTCCTCCGGCCCCGAGGCGGGCGAAGGGCAGATTCACCTCACCAACAGCTGCGTCCAG ggtATTtga